One Rhizoctonia solani chromosome 3, complete sequence genomic region harbors:
- a CDS encoding major facilitator superfamily transporter, with protein MSGEELQDINANEIESNWDQVVDNFDNMDLRPELLRGVYAYGFERPSAIQQRAIVPVIKGHDVIAQAQSGTGKTATFSISILQKLNLDVRGTQALILAPTRELAQQIQKVLSLSDMAKLQEGCQVVVGTPGRVFDMLKRGALKAATIKLFCLDEADEMLSRGFTEQIYDIFTLLPSDTQVVLLSATMPADVLEVTKKFMREPIRILVKRDELTLEGIKQFYIAVEKEEWKLDTLCDLYETVTITQAVIFCNTRRKVDWLTQKLTEREFTVSAMHGDMEQGVREGIMKDFRGGTSRVLITTDLLARGIDVQQVSLVINYDLPANRENYIHRIGRGGRFGRKGVAINFVTTEDVRMLRDIEQFYNTQIDEMPLNASPKATRRDEDAKSVASQIEAAYQVQVQDKEADFPDGGLRAWLVSAGIRIHKHMGCISSLLPGDHAPPHFSFKNVRAWIGSIQYALVFFPGLVTGRMFDLGYFRGPQLAAAALFVAGTFLTAECKEYWQFLLCQGLAVGLASGLLFGTMIPVITHWFKARRGLAIGIAASGSSIGGTIIPIVARRLIPMIGFKWAIRVIGFILLVVVVVAVLTTRRRLPPVFVAGGLLNPSAFRYAPYSLYVLAALLAWLGLYTVLTYLQVYAKEVKISPNLIPYLISISNGASFFGRIGSGYLSDRIGPLNALIPATMITGVATYAWPFARSDGSLIAIACIYGGSLGFFTGMWPMPVSTMGSVDDVGRRTGMLMSIVTIGALAGPPSSGAIRDATGSFEYVGYYAAPSNTPRIKTQGSFLVRFVLSLDSPMTTSLVPSSRPISLGTTGDDIDGKTIAESDTGKRESGLDPDQEKPEHHRLANIDAAPDREELKKEGIAQGEDEFPDGGLRAWLVVLGGACVTFGTFGFVNAWGVFQAYYQETVLSDTSPSTVAWIGSVQYALVFLPGLLTGRLFDLGHYRVPQIFAAALLIIGTFLAAECHEYWQFLLCQGIAVGLASGFLFGPTIAVVSHWFRARRGLALGILASGSSIGGTVIPIAVRKLIPIVGFKWAMRIIGFILLFVLTVAILTLRRRLPPKKVSGGLLNLKAFLHIPYSIYVLASVVSFLGLYTVLTYLEVYATEIGLPEDFAFYMIPIANAASLFGRVGSGVVSDRIGPINTLIPSTLVAGVCTYAWPFARNKGSLIVLACIYGAACGVFVGMLATPVAKMGSMDDVGRRTGMLMSVIAAGAVAGPPISGAIRDKTGSFIQVGYYAGSWPSHS; from the exons ATGTCGGG CGAAGAACTTCAGGACATCAATGCCAATGAGATCGAGTCCAACTGGGACCAGGTCGTAGACAA CTTCGACAACATGGACCTCCGCCCCGAGTTGCTCCGTGGAGTGTATGCATATGG TTTTGAGCGCCCCTCTGCCATTCAGCAACGCGCTATCGTGCCCGTCATCAAGGGCCATGATGTTATTGCCCAAGCCCAATCGGGTACTGGGAAAACCGCCACCTTCTCTATCTCCATCTTGCAAAAGCTTAACCTGGATGTGAGAGGCACCCAGGCACTCATCCTGGCTCCCACACGAGAACTTGCCCAGCAGATCCAAAAGGTGTTGTCGCTCTCG GACATGGCCAAACTCCAGGAGGGCTGCCAAGTAGTCGTTGGAACCCCCGGGCGTGTATTCGACATGCTTAAGCGTGGTGCTCTCAAAGCCGCAACCATCAAGCTTTTCTGCTTGGATGAGGCCGATGAAATGCTTAGCCGTGGATTTACCGAGCAAATCTACGATATCTTCACGCTCCTCCCCAGCGACACTCAGGTTGTGCTGCTTAGCGCCACCATGCCCGCCGATGTCTTGGAGGTTACCAAGAAGTTCATGCGCGAACCTATTCGTATTCTTGTCAAGCGTGATGAACTTACCCTTGAAGGTATCAAGCAATTCTACATTGCCGTCGAGAAGGAGGAATGGAAACTCGATACCCTTTGCGATCTTTACGAAACCGTTACGATCACCCAGGCTGTCATCTTCTGTAACACCCGTAGGAAGGTCGACTGGCTTACGCAAAAGCTCACTGAGCGCGAGTTTACTGTGTCCGCCATG CACGGGGACATGGAACAGGGCGTCCGTGAGGGTATTATGAAGGACTTCCGCGGCGGAACTTCTCGTGTTCTGATCACTACCGATTTGCTTGCACGTGGTATTGACGTGCAGCAGGTTTCCCTTGTCATTAACTACGATCTTCCTGCCAACCGCGAAAACTACATCCATCGCATTGGCCGTGGCGGTCGTTTCGGTCGCAAGGGGGTGGCCATTAATTTTGTTACGACTGAAGACGTCCGCATGCTCCGTGATATTGAAC AATTCTACAACACTCAAATTGACGAGATGCCTCTCAAC GCATCACCAAAAGCAACTCGCCGTGACGAGGATGCCAAGTCGGTTGCAAGCCAGATCGAGGCTGCGTaccaagtccaagtccaagacAAGGAGGCTGACTTCCCGGACGGAGGGCTGCGTGCTTGGTTAGTCTCTGCAGGG ATTCGGATTCATAAACACATGGGGT GTATTTCAAGCTTACTACCAGGAGACCATGCTCCCCCACATTTCTCCTTCAAAAATGTCCG TGCATGGATTGGATCGATTCAGTATGCCCTTGTTTTCTTTCCC GGGCTCGTGACGGGCCGAATGTTCGATTTGGGCTACTTCCGTGGCCCTCAACTCGCTGCGGCCGCGTTGTTTGTTGCGGGAACTTTCTTGACTGCTGAATGTAAAGAGTATTGGCAATTCTTGCTATGCCAGGGACTGGCAGTCGGA CTTGCGTCGGGACTTTTGTTTGGGACCATGATTCCGGTCATAACCCATTGGt TTAAAGCTCGTCGTGGGTTAGCCATAGGCATTGCAGCCTCCGGGTCAAGTATCGGAGGCACAATCATTCCTATCGTAGCGAGACGGCTTATCCCGATGATTGGGTTCAAGTGGGCAATACGAGT TATCGGGTTTATCCTACTTGTAGTTGTTGTGGTAGCCGTTCTTACTACCCGGCGTCGACTCCCACCAGTGTTCGTTGCCGGAGGACTGTTAAACCCCAGTGCATTTCGCTATGCTCCGTACTCGCTTTATGTATTGGCTGCATTGCTGGCGTGGTTAGGGTTGTATACTG TCCTAACGTACTTACAGGTGTATGCAAAAGAAGTCAAGATTTCCCCGAATCTAATCCCCTACTTGATCTCGATTTCCAACGGTGCCTCATTCTTCGGTCGAATAGGCTCCGGCTACCTATCGGACCGTATAGGCCCTCTGAATGCACTCATCCCAGCAACGATGATCACCGGTGTGGCCACTTACGCATGGCCATTCGCACGCAGCGATGGATCTTTGATCGCCATCGCATGCATATACGGTGGCTCTCTAGGATTCTTCACGGGCATGTGGCCGATGCCCGTTTCGACCATGGGTAGCGTGGACGACGTGGGTCGACGAACCGGGATGTTGATGAGTATCGTCACGATCGGCGCTCTCGCTGGTCCTCCGAGTTCTGGTGCTATCAGAGACGCTACTGGGAGCTTCGAGTATGTGGGCTATTATGCAG CCCCTTCGAATACTCCGCGAATAAAAACACAAGGCTCCTTCTTGGTTCGGTTCGTGCTCTCCCTCGACTCCCCCATGACGACTTCACTCGTGCCTTCGTCCCGCCCCATTTCACTCGGTACTACCGGCGATGACATCGACGGAAAGACGATTGCGGAAAGTGATACCGGCAAGAGAGAATCCGGTCTGGATCCGGACCAGGAAAAGCCAGAGCACCATCGCCTGGCTAACATCGATGCTGCCCCCGATCGCGAGGAACTGAAGAAGGAGGGAATCGCCCAAGGCGAAGACGAGTTTCCTGATGGTGGACTACGAGCTTGGCTGGTTGTTCTGGGT GGCGCATGTGTGACGTTTGGCAC GTTCGGATTCGTCAATGCCTGGGGT GTATTCCAAGCTTACTATCAAGAGACTGTTCTTTCCGACACCTCGCCATCCACAGT AGCATGGATCGGGTCGGTGCAGTATGCCCTTGTATTTTTGCCT GGCCTTTTGACTGGAAGGTTATTCGATTTGGGTCATTACCGGGTTCCCCAAATATTCGCGGCTGCCTTGCTTATTATTGGGACGTTCCTGGCCGCTGAATGTCATGAATATTGGCAGTTTTTGCTTTGCCAGGGCATTGCCGTAGGT CTTGCTTCGGGCTTTTTGTTCGGACCAACAATTGCAGTCGTGTCTCATTGGT TCCGTGCTCGTCGAGGTCTGGCACTAGGTATACTCGCATCTGGCTCTAGTATTGGTGGTACGGTGATACCTATTGCGGTCAGAAAGCTCATACCAATAGTCGGTTTCAAATGGGCAATGAGAAT CATTGGATTCATTTTGCTATTCGTTTTGACCGTGGCCATTCTTACCCTGCGTCGTCGTCTTCCTCCCAAAAAGGTCTCTGGTGGTCTATTAAACCTCAAAGCATTCCTACACATTCCATATTCGATTTACGTTTTGGCTTCGGTGGTGTCCTTCCTTGGATTATACACAG TTTTGACTTATCTTGAGGTCTATGCAACCGAGATTGGTCTTCCAGAAGATTTTGCATTCTACATGATTCCCATCGCCAATGCAGCGTCTCTGTTCGGTCGCGTCGGCTCGGGAGTTGTTAGCGATCGTATTGGGCCCATCAATACTCTTATCCCAAGCACTCTCGTCGCTGGAGTATGCACTTATGCATGGCCTTTTGCCCGTAACAAAGGGTCGCTCATCGTACTGGCTTGTATCTACGGCGCCGCTTGTGGTGTATTTGTCGGAATGCTTGCAACCCCAGTGGCCAAGATGGGTAGTATGGACGATGTAGGAAGGAGGACCGGGATGCTTATGAGTGTTATTGCCGCTGGAGCCGTTGCTGGTCCTCCTATTTCGGGAGCTATTCGCGACAAAACGGGTAGCTTTATTCAAGTAGGATATTACGCAGGTTCGTGGCCTTCTCATTCATAG